In Nitrosophilus alvini, the following are encoded in one genomic region:
- the argH gene encoding argininosuccinate lyase, translating to MAKMWSGRFEKSASKLLDEFNASLMFDKELYKEDIEGSIAHAKMLNKQGILTDEELKDIIKGLGQIRDEIEKGEFKFEISDEDIHMAVEKRLTEIIGYAGKKLHTARSRNDQVALDFRLYVQRRNKEIKELLLNLIDTFVEVAKEHKSTLIPGMTHLQHAQPISFAYHMLAYASMFKRDVERFESSFRRNNFSPLGCAALAGTPHPIDREFTSKELGFDAPTINCLDSVSDRDFALEILFNIATMMMHISRLAEELILWSSYEFKFITISDDYATGSSIMPQKKNPDVPELLRGKTGRVYGNLISLLTVMKGLPLAYNKDMQEDKEGVFDSVKTARISLIILNEVIKSMKINKENMYKACKTGHLTATDLADYLVEKCHIPFREAHFITGRAVALAEKNGKDISDLSFEELKSIDDRIKEDVMEYLQLEHSMNSRNSQGATSVKRVEEQIEYFENWLENMSDKG from the coding sequence ATGGCAAAGATGTGGTCGGGAAGATTTGAAAAAAGCGCTTCCAAACTCCTTGATGAATTCAATGCATCACTTATGTTTGATAAAGAGCTATATAAAGAAGATATTGAAGGCTCAATAGCACATGCAAAAATGCTGAATAAGCAGGGTATTTTAACTGATGAGGAACTAAAAGATATTATCAAAGGATTAGGTCAGATAAGAGATGAGATAGAAAAGGGCGAATTCAAATTTGAAATATCCGATGAAGATATACATATGGCAGTTGAAAAGAGACTTACAGAGATTATCGGATATGCCGGTAAAAAGCTGCATACTGCCAGAAGCAGAAATGATCAGGTAGCTTTGGATTTCAGACTCTATGTACAAAGAAGGAATAAAGAGATAAAAGAGCTCCTTTTAAATCTTATTGATACTTTTGTAGAAGTTGCAAAAGAACACAAAAGTACTCTGATTCCTGGAATGACACATCTTCAGCATGCGCAGCCTATATCTTTTGCCTATCATATGTTGGCTTATGCATCAATGTTTAAACGAGATGTGGAGAGATTTGAAAGCAGCTTCAGAAGAAACAATTTTTCTCCGCTTGGATGTGCAGCTCTAGCGGGTACACCGCATCCTATTGATAGAGAGTTTACTTCAAAAGAGCTGGGTTTTGATGCTCCGACGATAAACTGCCTGGACAGTGTAAGTGATCGTGATTTTGCGCTTGAAATTCTGTTCAATATTGCCACTATGATGATGCATATATCAAGGCTAGCCGAAGAGTTGATACTCTGGTCGAGCTATGAATTCAAATTTATTACGATAAGTGATGACTATGCAACAGGAAGTTCCATAATGCCACAAAAGAAAAATCCTGATGTTCCGGAACTTCTCAGAGGTAAAACCGGCAGAGTCTACGGAAATCTCATCTCTTTGCTTACCGTTATGAAAGGGTTGCCTCTTGCATACAACAAAGATATGCAGGAAGACAAAGAAGGTGTTTTTGACAGTGTAAAAACAGCCAGAATTTCACTTATTATTCTTAATGAAGTTATAAAAAGTATGAAAATAAACAAAGAAAACATGTACAAAGCCTGCAAAACAGGACATCTGACTGCTACAGACCTTGCTGACTATCTTGTGGAGAAATGTCATATACCTTTCAGAGAAGCCCATTTTATAACAGGACGAGCCGTTGCACTTGCCGAAAAGAACGGCAAAGATATAAGTGATCTGAGTTTTGAAGAGCTAAAAAGTATCGATGATAGAATAAAAGAGGATGTGATGGAGTATTTGCAGCTTGAACACTCTATGAATTCCAGAAACTCTCAGGGAGCCACATCTGTAAAAAGAGTAGAGGAACAGATAGAGTATTTTGAAAATTGGCTAGAAAATATGAGTGATAAGGGGTAA
- a CDS encoding histidine triad nucleotide-binding protein, which translates to MCIFCKIVTGDIPSNKIDENDEFLAFHDINPKAPVHILIIPKQHIENFQSTPPEVMAKMTPFIQEIAKKVGLDQTGYRLIVNNGEDGGQEVMHLHFHMLGGAKLKWPHLAPDTVKKNI; encoded by the coding sequence ATGTGTATTTTTTGCAAAATTGTTACAGGCGATATTCCAAGCAATAAAATTGATGAAAATGATGAGTTTCTGGCATTTCACGATATAAATCCAAAAGCTCCCGTACATATCTTGATAATTCCTAAACAGCATATAGAAAATTTCCAAAGTACTCCCCCTGAAGTTATGGCAAAAATGACCCCTTTTATACAGGAGATTGCAAAAAAAGTAGGGCTTGACCAGACAGGTTACAGACTTATCGTAAACAACGGAGAAGATGGTGGTCAGGAAGTCATGCATCTTCACTTTCATATGCTTGGCGGAGCGAAACTGAAATGGCCACACCTTGCTCCGGATACTGTGAAAAAAAATATTTAA
- the pheS gene encoding phenylalanine--tRNA ligase subunit alpha — protein sequence MEEWIEKIKNAVSLEELDKIRVAIFGKKGILASEFAKLKNLPNDIKPKVAKELNEFKEKINRVLNEKKAALEKEEIEKALKAEKIDLSLYSPAGIKGAIHPVRDTMDRIIEYFIHMNFSIQTGPLVEDDFHNFEALNLPKHHPARDMQDTFYFKDDMLLRTHTSPVQIRTMQNTKPPIRMISPGAVFRRDFDLTHTPMFHQVEGLLVDEKGAVSFANLKFLLQDFLTYMFGDVEVRFRPSFFPFTEPSAEVDISCIFCEGEGCRVCSQTGWLEVLGCGMVDPNVFKAVGYDNVSGYAFGLGVERFAMLIHKIPDLRSLFEGDLRLLEQFR from the coding sequence TTGGAAGAGTGGATAGAAAAAATTAAAAACGCTGTGAGCCTTGAAGAGCTCGACAAAATAAGAGTTGCAATATTTGGCAAAAAAGGCATTTTGGCAAGTGAATTCGCAAAACTAAAAAATCTGCCAAATGACATAAAACCGAAAGTTGCAAAAGAGCTTAATGAATTTAAAGAAAAAATAAACAGAGTTTTAAACGAAAAAAAAGCAGCTTTGGAAAAAGAAGAGATTGAAAAAGCTCTGAAAGCGGAAAAAATAGATCTCTCTTTATATAGTCCTGCAGGTATCAAAGGTGCAATTCATCCTGTCAGGGATACAATGGACAGGATAATCGAATATTTTATTCATATGAATTTTTCTATCCAGACGGGTCCGTTGGTAGAAGATGATTTTCACAATTTCGAAGCTTTAAATCTTCCAAAACACCATCCTGCAAGAGATATGCAGGATACTTTCTACTTTAAAGATGATATGCTTTTAAGAACGCACACATCTCCGGTACAGATAAGAACGATGCAAAACACAAAACCTCCTATCAGGATGATAAGTCCGGGAGCGGTATTTAGAAGAGATTTTGACCTCACACATACACCTATGTTTCATCAGGTAGAAGGTCTGTTGGTAGATGAAAAAGGTGCGGTATCTTTTGCTAATCTTAAATTTCTTCTTCAAGATTTTTTAACATATATGTTCGGAGATGTAGAAGTAAGGTTTAGACCGAGCTTTTTTCCGTTTACGGAACCATCAGCAGAAGTTGATATAAGCTGTATATTCTGCGAAGGCGAAGGTTGCAGAGTCTGTTCTCAGACAGGTTGGCTTGAGGTTTTAGGATGCGGTATGGTTGACCCGAATGTTTTCAAAGCTGTAGGATATGATAATGTAAGCGGATATGCTTTCGGGCTTGGAGTGGAAAGATTTGCGATGCTGATACATAAAATACCGGATCTTCGTTCTTTGTTTGAAGGAGATTTGAGACTATTGGAGCAGTTTAGATGA
- the pheT gene encoding phenylalanine--tRNA ligase subunit beta, translated as MIVTRSWLNEWIDLGKIETEKLLETLNKIGLEVAEYKKIDIPEKVVIGKVLECKKHPDADKLSVCQVDIGSAVRQIVCGAKNIKEGQFVPVATIGALLPGNFKIKHAKLRGVESDGMICSSTEIGLPKIEEGILVLDESIGRLEIGRELREYPILNDEIIEIELTANRGDCLSICGIARELSAAFDLPVKSFEEEFLQKGELQIGIGRVLHMKHENNIDASLMYKVYSNDVESLPLKIKARLSIIEESFKSPIEDFAFYATYSTGVILRSYCYEIFKKDEKSAQIEIKRDEMGFTSVYDSKKVSMVGVNQIEESKPLKKDEYFIIEASYIDPETVSKKVFEAKEKVETDWVYYRSSRGSEPNLAFGLDYLCSLFKKYTALKIFAGTHEIITEVSPKIININLENLNSLIGQEIDKNRIVKILQKLQFEVTKAENDNLVVKIPLFRHDIENEQDIAEEIVRLVGIDNIEAKPFKLEEKNRINDAYKEFKKRKELRQRAVAAGFYETVNYVFTNRDILKKYGFETIKPEKELINPITNELNTLRTTLATGLLEQARNNMNFGKKSVRLFETGTVFDSDRNEKIFLSFIFSGFKENDSVSNLGKPEFIDFATFANRISSIIGDFELIETKPDNLLAHPYQCAKVVVDSDEVGVIYKLHLSIQKELELPPTYICELFFDKIPFELKEAKKYSKFQPSFKDLSVVIDKNITFKEVKEAIKEELPEEVRRFYPIDIYESEELGEKKSLTVRFLIQSDEKTLEESEISEILEKILDKLKAKIGAELR; from the coding sequence ATGATAGTAACCAGAAGCTGGCTGAATGAATGGATAGACCTGGGTAAAATTGAAACTGAAAAACTTTTGGAGACACTTAACAAAATAGGTCTTGAAGTTGCAGAATACAAAAAGATTGATATTCCCGAAAAAGTAGTTATAGGAAAAGTTCTGGAATGTAAAAAACATCCTGATGCCGATAAACTTAGTGTATGCCAGGTTGATATCGGAAGTGCTGTCAGGCAGATAGTATGCGGTGCCAAAAATATCAAAGAGGGTCAGTTTGTGCCTGTTGCTACGATAGGTGCGCTCTTACCCGGCAATTTTAAAATAAAACATGCAAAGCTAAGAGGTGTTGAGAGTGACGGAATGATATGCTCAAGTACCGAAATAGGGCTTCCAAAAATCGAAGAGGGAATTTTGGTGCTTGATGAAAGTATAGGCAGACTTGAAATTGGCAGAGAACTAAGAGAGTATCCGATACTGAATGATGAGATAATCGAAATAGAGCTTACCGCAAACAGAGGAGACTGCCTGAGTATCTGCGGTATTGCCAGAGAACTTTCAGCTGCGTTTGACCTTCCTGTTAAATCTTTTGAAGAGGAGTTTTTACAAAAAGGCGAATTGCAGATAGGTATAGGCAGAGTTTTGCATATGAAGCATGAGAACAATATCGATGCCAGCCTGATGTATAAAGTCTATTCAAATGATGTAGAGTCTCTTCCTCTGAAAATCAAAGCGAGACTTTCCATTATTGAAGAGTCGTTCAAAAGTCCGATAGAGGATTTTGCCTTTTATGCTACATATTCGACAGGCGTGATTCTCAGAAGCTACTGTTACGAGATATTCAAAAAAGACGAAAAAAGTGCTCAGATAGAGATAAAAAGAGATGAGATGGGCTTCACTTCGGTCTATGACTCCAAAAAAGTTTCCATGGTGGGAGTAAATCAGATAGAAGAGTCCAAACCTCTAAAAAAAGATGAATATTTTATAATAGAAGCGAGTTATATAGATCCTGAAACCGTATCCAAAAAAGTTTTTGAAGCAAAAGAGAAAGTTGAAACGGACTGGGTCTATTACAGAAGTAGCAGAGGAAGCGAACCCAATCTTGCTTTCGGTCTTGACTATCTGTGCTCACTGTTCAAAAAATATACGGCACTTAAAATATTTGCCGGAACGCATGAGATAATAACCGAAGTATCTCCAAAGATCATAAACATTAATCTGGAAAATCTAAATTCCCTTATAGGACAGGAAATTGATAAAAACAGAATCGTGAAAATTTTACAAAAACTGCAGTTTGAGGTTACAAAAGCAGAAAACGACAATCTTGTAGTTAAAATACCGCTTTTCAGGCACGACATAGAAAATGAACAGGATATTGCAGAAGAGATAGTCAGACTTGTAGGTATAGACAATATAGAAGCAAAACCGTTTAAACTTGAAGAAAAAAACAGAATAAACGATGCATACAAAGAATTCAAAAAGAGAAAAGAGCTGAGACAAAGAGCTGTAGCAGCCGGTTTTTATGAAACGGTAAATTATGTATTTACAAACAGAGATATTTTGAAAAAATATGGTTTTGAGACGATAAAGCCTGAAAAAGAGTTGATAAATCCTATCACAAATGAATTAAATACTTTGCGTACGACTTTGGCTACCGGGCTTTTGGAACAGGCCAGAAACAATATGAATTTTGGTAAAAAAAGTGTCAGACTTTTTGAAACCGGAACAGTTTTTGATTCGGATAGAAATGAAAAGATCTTTTTGTCGTTCATATTCAGCGGCTTTAAAGAGAACGACTCGGTAAGCAACCTTGGAAAACCTGAATTTATAGACTTTGCAACATTTGCAAATAGAATATCTTCCATCATAGGAGACTTTGAACTTATTGAAACAAAACCGGATAATCTGCTCGCACATCCTTACCAGTGTGCCAAAGTTGTTGTAGATTCAGATGAAGTTGGAGTTATATACAAGCTTCACCTGTCAATACAAAAAGAGCTTGAACTTCCACCCACATATATATGCGAACTCTTTTTTGATAAAATTCCTTTTGAACTTAAAGAAGCAAAAAAATATTCTAAGTTTCAGCCCTCGTTTAAAGATCTCAGTGTAGTTATTGATAAAAACATAACTTTCAAAGAGGTCAAAGAAGCCATAAAAGAAGAGCTTCCGGAAGAAGTTAGAAGGTTTTATCCAATAGATATTTATGAAAGCGAAGAGTTGGGAGAGAAAAAGAGCCTTACTGTCAGATTCCTGATACAATCGGACGAAAAAACTCTTGAAGAGAGTGAGATTTCGGAAATTTTGGAGAAAATTTTAGATAAACTGAAAGCAAAAATCGGAGCAGAACTTAGATGA
- the aroA gene encoding 3-phosphoshikimate 1-carboxyvinyltransferase, whose translation MNYIEVKKSAPFNIEISDIAPDKSISHRCAMFSLLSDKPSVIRNYLRAEDTLNTLNIVSKLGATIEEKNDEIVITPDKIREPDDILDCGNSGTAMRLFCGLLSSCEGFFVLTGDKYLRRRPMKRVAEPLRSIGAKIDGRENGNLAPLAVRGGKLKAFSYESKISSAQVKSAMILAALHADGVCRYSEPELSRDHTERMLKGMGADIRSERSGNRGVHITVSPMENPLEPLNIRVPADPSSAFFFAVAAAIVPGSRVVLKDITLNPTRIEAYNVLKRMGAKVEFVEKENIYEPIGDIIVEYAPLKGVEVSENIAWLIDELPALSIAMAVARGTSRVSNAEELRVKESDRIKSVVENLEKCGIKTEEFEDGYMIEGGSFKEAVIDSYGDHRIAMSFLIAGLLSGMRVEDTECIATSFPNFIQILKKIAEVESGN comes from the coding sequence ATGAACTATATAGAAGTAAAAAAATCGGCCCCTTTTAATATTGAAATTTCCGATATAGCTCCGGATAAATCAATCTCACATAGATGTGCTATGTTTTCTCTTCTCTCAGACAAACCTTCCGTAATCAGAAATTATCTTCGAGCCGAAGATACGCTCAATACGCTCAATATAGTTTCAAAACTTGGTGCAACAATCGAAGAGAAAAATGATGAGATTGTTATAACACCAGATAAAATACGCGAACCCGACGATATACTTGACTGCGGCAATTCAGGTACGGCCATGAGGCTCTTTTGCGGATTGCTTTCAAGCTGCGAAGGTTTTTTTGTTTTGACAGGGGACAAATATCTTAGACGCAGACCAATGAAGAGGGTTGCTGAACCTTTAAGAAGCATAGGTGCAAAAATAGACGGAAGAGAAAACGGTAATCTTGCACCTCTTGCTGTCAGAGGGGGAAAGCTGAAAGCTTTTTCGTACGAGAGCAAAATATCTTCGGCTCAGGTCAAAAGCGCAATGATACTTGCGGCTTTACATGCAGACGGGGTATGTAGATACAGTGAGCCCGAACTATCCCGTGACCATACCGAAAGAATGCTCAAAGGCATGGGTGCGGATATCAGAAGCGAGAGATCCGGAAACAGAGGTGTCCACATTACCGTTTCACCTATGGAAAATCCTCTTGAGCCTCTTAACATAAGAGTTCCGGCTGATCCATCAAGTGCTTTTTTCTTTGCTGTTGCTGCCGCAATTGTTCCCGGAAGCAGAGTAGTGCTAAAAGATATAACTTTAAACCCTACCCGTATAGAAGCGTATAATGTTTTGAAGAGAATGGGTGCCAAAGTAGAATTTGTTGAAAAAGAGAATATATATGAACCGATAGGTGATATAATAGTGGAATATGCTCCTTTGAAGGGTGTGGAAGTAAGCGAGAATATCGCCTGGCTTATTGATGAACTCCCCGCTCTCTCCATAGCGATGGCAGTAGCCAGGGGCACAAGCAGAGTTTCAAATGCCGAAGAGCTGAGAGTCAAAGAGAGCGACAGAATCAAAAGTGTGGTTGAAAATCTTGAAAAATGTGGTATAAAAACAGAAGAGTTTGAAGACGGATACATGATTGAAGGCGGTTCTTTCAAAGAGGCCGTAATAGATAGTTATGGAGATCACAGGATAGCCATGAGCTTTTTGATTGCCGGTCTTCTGTCAGGAATGAGAGTGGAGGATACCGAATGTATCGCCACATCGTTCCCTAATTTTATCCAGATACTGAAAAAAATTGCAGAGGTAGAGAGTGGAAATTAG
- a CDS encoding 4-hydroxy-3-methylbut-2-enyl diphosphate reductase, which produces MEIRLAKSYGFCFGVKRAIKIAEESKNSNTLGPLIHNKREIKRLEEKYGVKVAETSENLENGADVIIRTHGIPKNDLENLREKNFNIIDATCPFVTKPQQIVEQMSKEGYDIVIFGDIQHPEIKGVMSYAENPHVILDVSQIQGKRLKEKVAVVAQTTRKIDEYLKIVDYLVKNYKEVRVFNTICNATFENQSAAKDLSKEADVMIVVGGKNSSNTKQLYNICKENCEDSYLVEDENELKKEWFENKKICGITAGASTPDWIIEKIIGKIRDFKV; this is translated from the coding sequence GTGGAAATTAGACTTGCAAAAAGCTACGGATTTTGTTTCGGCGTAAAAAGGGCTATTAAAATAGCCGAAGAGAGTAAAAACAGCAATACACTCGGTCCATTGATTCATAATAAGCGAGAGATAAAGAGACTGGAAGAAAAATATGGTGTAAAAGTGGCCGAAACCAGTGAAAATCTTGAAAATGGTGCCGATGTTATTATAAGAACACATGGGATACCAAAAAATGACCTTGAAAATCTAAGGGAGAAAAACTTCAATATCATCGATGCTACCTGTCCGTTTGTTACAAAACCGCAGCAGATAGTAGAGCAGATGAGTAAAGAGGGTTACGATATCGTTATTTTCGGTGATATACAGCATCCTGAAATCAAAGGTGTTATGAGTTACGCCGAAAATCCTCACGTTATTCTTGATGTTTCGCAGATTCAAGGCAAAAGGTTGAAGGAGAAGGTTGCTGTTGTTGCCCAGACTACAAGAAAAATAGATGAATATCTCAAAATAGTAGACTATCTTGTTAAAAATTATAAAGAAGTACGAGTTTTCAATACGATTTGCAACGCTACTTTTGAAAATCAGAGTGCTGCGAAAGATCTCTCAAAAGAGGCTGATGTGATGATAGTGGTGGGAGGGAAAAACTCTTCCAATACAAAACAGCTATACAACATATGTAAGGAAAACTGTGAAGACAGTTATCTTGTAGAAGATGAGAACGAACTCAAAAAAGAGTGGTTCGAAAATAAAAAAATATGTGGTATAACGGCAGGAGCTTCAACTCCTGATTGGATAATTGAGAAGATTATTGGCAAAATAAGGGATTTTAAAGTATAA
- a CDS encoding 30S ribosomal protein S1 — translation MDKEDILNNGEMNEDFAAMLEESFKKRESKLLNGHIVEIQEADGKVLVDVGEKQEGILNINEIKDEEGNLKYSVGDTLKVLISGFRNERPVISHKKALAKEKTAEFIEKHKDDFEDIVVEGNIVGKNRGGYVVESEGVQFFMPISLSLLKAKPEYDRKIRAKIIKMDPLSGSIVISRKKYIEDERKRRKEIINKLLSEDKIIEGKIKKITNYGMFVEVAEGIEGLVHYNEISYKGPVNPSKYYNEGESVSVKAINFNKEKNRLSLSIKATQPDPWNEIKDELEVGDAIKVTVSNIEPYGVFVDLGNDIEGFLHISEISWDKKAKHPKEYLNTGDEIDVEVIEIDPENRKLRVSLKRLLPKPFEEFVKKYSVGDTVKGEVTSVTDFGAFIKIGGIEGLLHNQDISWNKNEKCKDVLKSGDEVEVKIVKIDKESEKVSLSRKALLESPIEIYAKEHNVGDIVKGIIKDIKDFGLFVELTNDIEALIRKEDLGPLKAEELNKGDEIEGVITLLDPKRNKIRLSVRRLDKMKEKEALKEINSQNEKLTLGEIIKDKLNK, via the coding sequence ATGGATAAAGAGGATATTTTGAATAACGGTGAAATGAATGAAGATTTTGCCGCAATGCTAGAGGAGTCTTTCAAAAAGAGAGAATCGAAACTGTTAAACGGACATATTGTCGAAATTCAGGAAGCGGACGGAAAAGTTTTGGTCGATGTTGGGGAAAAACAGGAAGGCATACTCAACATTAACGAAATCAAAGATGAAGAAGGCAACCTAAAATACAGTGTGGGAGATACATTAAAAGTTTTAATTTCGGGTTTTAGAAACGAAAGACCGGTTATTTCGCACAAAAAAGCGCTAGCAAAAGAGAAAACCGCCGAATTTATAGAAAAACATAAAGATGATTTCGAAGATATTGTAGTAGAAGGCAATATAGTAGGAAAAAACAGAGGCGGATATGTGGTAGAAAGCGAAGGAGTGCAATTTTTTATGCCTATATCACTCTCTTTGCTGAAAGCAAAACCGGAATATGACAGAAAAATAAGAGCAAAAATCATAAAAATGGATCCTCTAAGCGGTTCAATAGTGATTTCAAGAAAAAAATATATAGAAGATGAAAGAAAAAGAAGAAAAGAGATTATAAATAAACTACTGAGTGAAGATAAAATAATAGAAGGCAAAATCAAAAAAATTACAAACTATGGGATGTTTGTAGAAGTTGCCGAAGGAATAGAGGGACTTGTTCATTATAACGAAATAAGCTATAAAGGGCCTGTTAACCCTTCAAAGTATTATAATGAAGGAGAGAGTGTCAGTGTTAAAGCAATAAATTTCAATAAAGAGAAAAACAGACTATCACTTTCTATAAAAGCGACACAGCCCGATCCATGGAATGAGATCAAAGATGAGCTTGAAGTGGGTGACGCTATAAAAGTGACAGTAAGCAATATTGAGCCTTACGGTGTATTTGTTGATCTTGGAAACGATATAGAAGGGTTCTTGCATATATCTGAAATTTCCTGGGACAAAAAAGCGAAGCACCCCAAAGAGTATCTAAATACCGGCGATGAAATAGATGTTGAAGTAATTGAGATAGATCCTGAAAACAGAAAACTTAGAGTCTCGTTGAAAAGACTTCTTCCCAAGCCTTTTGAAGAGTTTGTTAAAAAATACAGTGTCGGTGATACAGTAAAAGGAGAGGTGACTTCTGTAACGGATTTCGGTGCATTTATAAAAATTGGTGGAATCGAAGGACTTCTTCATAATCAAGATATCAGTTGGAACAAAAATGAAAAATGCAAAGATGTATTGAAATCCGGTGATGAAGTTGAGGTGAAAATCGTTAAAATAGACAAAGAGTCAGAAAAAGTTTCTCTAAGCAGAAAAGCACTTCTCGAAAGTCCTATCGAAATATATGCGAAAGAGCATAATGTAGGTGATATTGTAAAAGGAATCATAAAAGACATAAAAGATTTCGGTCTGTTTGTAGAACTTACAAATGATATTGAAGCCCTGATAAGAAAAGAGGATCTTGGACCTTTGAAAGCTGAGGAGCTGAATAAAGGTGATGAAATTGAGGGCGTGATCACTCTATTGGATCCTAAAAGAAATAAAATAAGACTTTCTGTAAGAAGACTCGATAAAATGAAAGAGAAAGAGGCGCTCAAAGAGATAAACAGCCAGAATGAAAAACTGACTCTCGGTGAAATTATAAAAGATAAATTGAACAAATAG